In bacterium, the sequence TGGGTTCTTCGGTATTTTGTGGCAGATCATCGATGGCCGCCTCATCCTCCAAGACGGTTCTTATCGTGGGGGCTGGAATATCCGGACTTGCGGCGGCGATTGATCTCAAGGCGGCAGGATACCGTGTCATTATTTTAGAAGGGCGCGAAAGAGTCGGCGGGCGTTTGCATACGGATACCAGCCTGAATGGCGTGCCCCTTGACTTGGGTGCCAGTTGGATTCATGGCATCCGCAATAACCCTATTTCCGAGCTTGTCAATAAGTATAGAATCAAAACGGCTGTAACAAATTATGAAGCCATGATCCGATATGCTGACAACGGGAGTCGGATTTCTGATTCCCGAGATGCACGGATTAACAGCAATTTTGATCAACTCGCGGCAGCTATTTCAAAGGCACAAAATGAAGAAGTCAAAGATCGTTCTCTTAGTAGCTTCATCAATAGTTACATCGCCAAGCGTTCTTTTACGCCTGAGCAGCTTCAAGACTTGAACTACTTGGTCAATACGGAGATCGAGCATGAATATGCTTGCGATGTCAGTGATCTGTCTCTTTTTGAATTTGATCAGGATAGCGCTTATGGAGGATCGGACGTTGTTCTCCCAGGGGGGTATAGTCAAATCGTCGAACAACTTAAAATAGGCTTGGATATTCGGACAAGTCACATTGTTCAAAGCATTACGCGCACCTCGTCTGGGGTTAGCATTGCGACTTCGAAAGGAACCTTTGATGGAAGTTTTGCCGTGATCACTCTGCCACTTGGTGTTCTGAAGCAGGGGAATGTGTTATTTAACCCGCCGCTTCCCTCAACCAAGTCGGCGTCGATTTCGCGACTCAATATGAGTGTTCTCAATAAGTGCTATCTAAGATTTTCTCGGGTTTTCTGGGATAGCCAACCGGATTTGCTCGGATATGTGAACTCCGCACGCGGTCAATGGTGCGAGTGGTTGAATATGTATCATTATACAAACCAGCCTGT encodes:
- a CDS encoding FAD-dependent oxidoreductase, whose amino-acid sequence is MPKSSHDFAGSIVTEDGMTRRSFCRLAVLLGSSVFCGRSSMAASSSKTVLIVGAGISGLAAAIDLKAAGYRVIILEGRERVGGRLHTDTSLNGVPLDLGASWIHGIRNNPISELVNKYRIKTAVTNYEAMIRYADNGSRISDSRDARINSNFDQLAAAISKAQNEEVKDRSLSSFINSYIAKRSFTPEQLQDLNYLVNTEIEHEYACDVSDLSLFEFDQDSAYGGSDVVLPGGYSQIVEQLKIGLDIRTSHIVQSITRTSSGVSIATSKGTFDGSFAVITLPLGVLKQGNVLFNPPLPSTKSASISRLNMSVLNKCYLRFSRVFWDSQPDLLGYVNSARGQWCEWLNMYHYTNQPVLLGFNAGTYGEQLEAQSDSAIAASAMIVLRKIYGKSIPDPIGVRVTRWKSDVFSRGSYSHIPPNATGSDYDSLASSVGGRLFFAGEATHRKYPSTVHGAWLSGRRAATEILSLG